One stretch of Hevea brasiliensis isolate MT/VB/25A 57/8 chromosome 12, ASM3005281v1, whole genome shotgun sequence DNA includes these proteins:
- the LOC110646403 gene encoding subtilisin-like protease SBT3.11, producing MQTTRNSSSSSSLVLFLLLTILLIKMAQSVPSPSPAVDSSKAAVHIVYTERPQDEEPEAYHLRTLASVLGSEEAAREALVYSYKTAASGFSAKLTPEQVEQISKQPGVLQVVPSRTLQLHSEPGKLHSGPGKLHSGPGKLH from the exons ATGCAGACGACGAGAAACTCTTCTTCTTCATCGTCGCTGGTGCTTTTCCTTTTGCTCACGATTCTTCTTATCAAAATGGCCCAATCTGTCCCTTCACCTTCTCCTGCTGTAGACTCGTCCAAAGCGGCGGTTCATATTGTGTACACTGAGAGGCCACAGGATGAGGAGCCTGAGGCCTACCATCTCCGAACCCTAGCCTCCGTCCTCGGCAG tgaAGAAGCTGCAAGAGAGGCTTTGGTTTACAGTTACAAGACGGCTGCGAGTGGTTTCTCAGCCAAGCTGACCCCTGAGCAGGTTGAGCAAATCTCAA AACAACCAGGCGTTCTTCAAGTTGTCCCCAGCAGGACACTTCAGCTGCATTCAGAACCTGGGAAGCTGCACTCAGGACCCGGGAAGCTGCACTCAGGACCTGGGAAACTGCACTGA